The window CAGTTGTCTTGTGAGGGAAATGGACTTGTAgagagttttgggggtttttttaatcaaatccTAAGAACTCTCTGCAACTCCATTTCCCACAGTCCTGCAGCCCGTTCAGCTCAGTTATCAAGCCATGAAATAAGAACATTCTTAGCCCAGCTTTTTGCCCACCCTGTTTAAATCCCTCCCCCTTCAGAGCAGAGGTTCCACCTtccacctgccctgtgccagcctcacCCAcgctcctctccctctctctccctgctgcagtgaAGAGGCAGGACCTGGCCAGCGCCGTGGGGAGCCACATGCCCATCCTGCAGTGGGAGGACAAGCGAGGCCTGGCCTTCACCAAGAACAACCTGAGCTACTCCAGCAACGCCCTGGTGGTCCCCGTGTCCGGAGATTACTACGTGTACGCCCAGGTCACCTTCCGAGGGCCCGTGGAGAGCAGCCACAAGGCCAGCTCTGTCACTGAGATCATCACCAAGGTCACTGACAGCTACCCCGAGCCCACCCAGCTGCTGATGGGCACCAAGACCCTCAGTGAGAACGGCAATGGTTGGTTCCAGCCCATCTACCTGGGCGCTGTTGTCTCCTTGGAGGTGGGAGACAAGCTGATGGTCAACGTGAGTGACATCAAGCTGGTGGATTACACCAAGGAGCACAAAACTTTCTTTGGGGCCTTTCTGCTGTAGGGCTCTGGCCTGCAGCAGATGGTGGGGGATCCCTCCAGGGTCATCAAGGGGATTTTGTTGGATTTTGGATTTGTGGGTGCGTGTTGGGGTGAGATCTCTGCTGTTtgccttcttcttcttcttcttcttcttctcttcttcttctcttctccttcttcttcttcactcCCCTGCAGCTCACTAGAGCCTTAATTTAATGGGTAGGGAAAGGTGAAGCTGCAGGTTGGAGTGaaataacccccaaaaaaacacaacaaaaaccaactaaaaactaactcaaaaaacccaaaaaaaaaaacaacaaaaagccaaaaaaaccaactaaaaaaatcaccccaaaacagcaACAATAAACCCCATAACaaacatacaaacaaaaaaacaccaaaaaaccaaaaacaacactcaaaaaccccaaaaacaaacaaacaaagaaaagccaaaacagaaaaatgaaactcaTATTGGAGGGCAAAAGCATgtatttttgaaagcaaaagtTGAAAGTTCTTCAAAACTTTGTAAGCTAAGGAGGAACATTTGATACCTGTGGGTAGGAAGTTTCTTTTTGAATATTGAGCTAGGCTATGTCCCTAATTCCACCTTCAATGTACAATTTCCtcaactcaaaaaaaaaaaaagttttttgagCTTTCTCCACCACTTCCAGTATAGTTTTGCATGACCCTTCTTCAGATTCTCCTTTCTAAAAGGTAATTACTTCTCATAATTTCCTTATGAATACATTTACTCAGTACTTTGCACTAACATAAAGCTCAGGTTAATTATTAACTGCTTAATTAATCCCTTCCAACTTCCCTGTAAAGTAGATTAAAATTGTATCTTGTGCTTTGCAGCAGCTACTtgagatttttggtttttccaAAAAATCATTTACAGTTCTCTAAGTTCATATACAGCCTCAAAATATTCTGGAAAAGATCTAGGGAACACACAAAACACTTTCTGTTTCAGCATGAAAGTGGAATGTCCCCTCCAGGTCCTAACTTTAGgataacagggaaaaaaaaaacccaaaaatcacagAGCAAAATTTTGCACACTTTTAAATCAGCCACCgaaattttgggagaaaacctctgcaatgttttcctttccattatATTTAATGCAAGGCAGATGCAACTGAAGAAATCACTGCTtgggctccagctgcagatgACGGTGGCCCCTGGCCCCAAGGGactcccagccccaccctggtGAGAAGATCCAGAGACACCACCCTGGTGGAGCTCAGGCTGTCTAACTTCCCACCTTGCCCTTACTCATTTCCACAGACCTTTCTGCCTCTCAGGGAGATTCCcattctcccctcccctcctgcagcaaacacatctccagcagtgcctcagGACCCTCAGGGGTTGGATTTACACCCTGAAGAACCCCGAGGGCTCACAGCCAAGCACCATCCCCACCCACCAGGctccctctctgcagctctcccctgCCTCACCTCCTTGGATCTCCTCCATTTCTCCACTTCTTGCCCAGAAATGACAGCAAGGCTTTGTCCCTGAGCTGATGTTTCCATCCAAGCCCTGGTGGAGCCCCAGGTCCCCCCATCAGGGGTGGGGAcccacagctctggggtgaggggctgtgtctgcagagctgaacTGGGCACAGGCTTTGTGCTGGGCACAAGCCATGGCAGATCCTGCAGCTTTGTCCATGGCAAAGCCCTTCCCCCCAGGAGACCTTTTATTGCTCTGGGAAGATCTGCCTGAGCTGAAAAGAAGTcagtggagcagctggagcagggagagaggccAGGGAGattgggaagggaggagaggagcagagcaggaggaggggaggtCCAGGCAGCACCAGGATCTCTTCATGTCTTGGTGTGAGGACCTTCCTGCTGACATGAAAATTGGCAGGTCTTTTGTGGCAAATCATTCCAAAATGGAGGATTTTTGCCCATTCTTCCCTATCCTGCAATTCCTGGATCCCACAGTTTCAGTCCTTCCCTGTTTTAGGCCCATCACAACAGCCAGGAATTTGCCACCCTGTCCTGCCCTCTTTTCCTGCTTCCAGATTTTCCTTGAGTCTCATCACTGAGTGTTGGCTCCTGGCACAACTCTGCCTATTTGGGGAGCTTGACAAATTCCCTGCCTCAAAACCTCATCCCAGTTTGGCTTCCCATCTTTTTTTTGACTCACCCTTTGCCTTCCCCACATCCACATCTCAGCTGTCCTCTTGATCCCTTGCTCCCTCCCGCCCTCCTGGCCCTGTCCACTAGGTGCAAGGACACTTCTTTGTCcaaatgccatttttttcaCTCAATTTCTCCAGCCCACAAAGAAAAGTGACATCTCAAAATAGGTTTGGATTGGAGAAAGTAAATTTAATTATCCTGCAGGCAGATGGAAACACTCGGAGTCAAGGGATCCTCTTATGTCTTTATGATCCAGATCACTTCCATCTTTGAGTCCTTATTCCTATTTTATCTCCACCTGCCCAGAAGAGTTTTTTAAGCTGGGCCTGGAGCAGTTATTCCCCAGTTATCCCTTCAGTGCTCAGCACACACAACCTCAGCCTTGTTCTGGTGATCCAGCTCCTTTTCAGggctcttcctcctgctcagaGACCCCTTCCACCAGGGTAAAATCTGGTGAAATCCCCCACTCTTGGCTCTTCTAGACAAAATTACTCCCAGTGAAACCCTGAGAGTTTCCATAGCTCAAATTTTGTCAAGTGTTCCCCCAACACCTCACGTTGAGTCTTTGATCACTTGGTTGGGTGCCCAAAGCAGGATCTGAACTCATGAAAACACAAAATCTGCAGCTTTTGGAGCATGTGGAGCACTTTAGGTGACCAGCACACGAAACAACGTGGTCAGTCTCATAAAGGAAGATTGGAAATCATCTTTCCAAGACAGGTGATTCCCAGCAGTTAGGCAGGAGAGctcctgcaaaggacaaaatagtGTGAAATTGGTTTATCCTTGGAGGAGATTGGAAGGGAAattctctctgctctgggatgatTACAGGAATTCAGAAAGCTTCTCTTTTCTATGAATGAGCTGATCGTTCTGAGGGCACAAGGCAATCCTgacaggctgggacagcagatTTCCAGGGAAGCTGTATCCCAAGGCATCATCACTCAACCCTGGTGTGCTGAACGATGGgaactgtggggctggggcagaggagtGGGGAATGCAACACCTGGCATTCAGAGAGCCAGAATGTGGGATATGCAcacaccttttctttttgttttttggtggatATTCCATAGAAGTCCCCAGAAGTTCCACTGGCAATAATGAGCCTTTTCTAGCACAGAATTTGTGCCCACTGCACACTAAAGATGAATTTCAGCACCAAAACGTTCCCTGCTGTAGCTCCATTCCAGGTGTGATTCTCCATAATccatagaaatatttattttagtcCAGTTAGAGCTTTTGCACCCCATTACCCACACCAGCCTTGAGCTCATTTAGCACACATTTTATAGGACATAAAACAATATATGTGGCATTACTTGTTTTAAAGTGGTGCAGGCATATTGATCCCCACATGCATCCTCATGGAAATTCTCtatattcccttttttcccccttttcgGTGCTAATAACGTTACTGTAACAGTGACCAGCACATAAAATAAGTGTTCAGGGGCTGATTCTGGCCCTGTTTTATATGAGATATTCCTCCACAGAAGTCAAAGGCATGAAGTCAGAGTAAAGCCAATTCACTGAGACCAAAGTCAAGCTTAGAGGGAAATATCTCAAATAAACTGTGGATtctcagattttaatttttttttaaagttaaatacGGACACAGGCATTCTCAGAAACTTGTGTTTGTTGAGCTAGAAAATGCAAAGTGTTTCTGGAGAGGTGAAAATGCCCGGGCGTCAGCATTTTCAATTAAATGAGAAGCTGGTGAGATCTGGTCATGGGAAGTAGTGACCTTAAAGTCTGTGGTCAAGCTGAACATGTGCTTTGTTTTGGGAGGGGGTGTGAAACTAAAACTATTATcggggaaaaaagaaaaaatggaatctggagaaaaaaaaatgtgaaataggCAGCTTGAGCTAAATGAGGTTAAACATATGATTTTAGGTTTTGACCCTTCCATTTCTTAGGAAAAAGAACTCAAAAGCACTTTTCAGAACAAAACCACTGAAAGAAGAAGtatcaaattattattattattatttaacaaCTGCTCAAAATAGTCTTGATCTTAGGAGTTGGCTTCTTCCCTAATCCTTTTCATCCCCAAAAAACTAACACTAAGCACAACCCAAATTCATCAGAGTTCCTACCACTTCCTTTCCCCTTAAAAACTGAATATTGATGAATAAGCATTAACTTTCCATGCACAGGCAGAAATAAATTTAGTAAATTTTAATCAAGGTATAAAGAAAGCAGCTCCTATCCTGCCAACATTTATTTGTGCTGAGCATAGCCCTGAGCACGTGGCTGAAGGGGATCATGGTAAAAACCAGCTCCTGTTTGGTGGATGGGAGGAGTAAAACCTGCATGCCTCAAATTAAAAAGTCATAGGAAGTTTTAATTGTGTTTATCCTCAGCTCCATCATGGTTTGGAGCAATCCTCCAGATCAAGGAGTGACTGCAGGGACTGTCCAGCACAGGGGTGTTGGCAGGATCAGAGTCCAAAGGGTGTCACACATCACCCAAAAAGATGCTGCTGAGATGATTTTTGGCAGGGGATGTGATGAGCAAACCTCTCTACAAAGGGGGTCCCCAACCAAGCCCAACAGATTTAGGAATTCGCTTGAAAATTTCAACACAATATTCCAGAATTTTGAAGGATTCTGTTTTTCACCCCTCTATGGCACAACTGACCACCCTGTCCTTTGCTTTATTTGTCTTGTGAGTGGCCCATCATTTCAGGTGAGAAATGAGGAGAGAATTCGTTCTTTAGAAGAATCAGAAAATGTCAAGGATCTTTGCCCCGATGTGGGTGTTACACACCAGTAATAGCATTTTGCTATTGTAAGGGATTTTGTAGAAGGGATTGTCTTTTGTCCTGTGCCTCAGCACTGAGATGTATCTTTACCATAAGAACTGACTTAACTTCTTTATATTTTCCTaagttttatgaaaataaaaatgcaacttAACAAATGTGACCACTtttgatcccagtcccttccCAAAACACTAATCACAATTAAGAGTGACCAGCTGATGCTGATGTGTAAGAAACCAGTTTGATTGTGTGTAAATGTGTGAATAATCATTATTTGATGCAGTTAGAGGTCCCTCAGCAGGGTGAAATCAGGTCCAGAATTTCCCC is drawn from Haemorhous mexicanus isolate bHaeMex1 chromosome 21, bHaeMex1.pri, whole genome shotgun sequence and contains these coding sequences:
- the TNFSF15 gene encoding tumor necrosis factor ligand superfamily member 15, encoding MESAVEMGAEAAGSGHGAGMQLRQDLRRIRCALLLCLLAVLLLMLPTAYLLLGNLRAPSSCGQVTEERGSHFLKQRAVAAVTDTLSSAEKPRAHLTVKRQDLASAVGSHMPILQWEDKRGLAFTKNNLSYSSNALVVPVSGDYYVYAQVTFRGPVESSHKASSVTEIITKVTDSYPEPTQLLMGTKTLSENGNGWFQPIYLGAVVSLEVGDKLMVNVSDIKLVDYTKEHKTFFGAFLL